Proteins from a genomic interval of Symmachiella macrocystis:
- a CDS encoding FHA domain-containing protein, with protein MPICLTPHLDGDPIKLDKAILLVGRHPSCDIILVSSRKVSRIHCCIAQAGNRLLIRDLGSTNGVTVNGANVEESEIHLGDDVVIGDLKFFVGDGSENRAEGRDKLNGNGSSTPVKKMKGLDSVATPLVAESTSDQDYDIVEDSDVDVNSPAVDGEGSFAELSDSHVESL; from the coding sequence ATGCCAATCTGTCTTACTCCGCATCTCGACGGAGACCCGATCAAACTGGATAAAGCGATCCTGTTAGTCGGTCGGCATCCCAGTTGCGACATTATCCTGGTGTCGAGTCGCAAAGTTTCCCGCATTCACTGTTGCATTGCACAGGCGGGAAACCGTCTGCTGATTCGTGACCTGGGCAGCACCAACGGTGTTACGGTCAACGGCGCAAACGTTGAAGAATCGGAAATCCACCTAGGTGACGACGTTGTGATCGGCGACCTGAAATTCTTTGTCGGAGACGGCTCAGAAAATCGAGCTGAGGGGCGCGACAAATTGAACGGGAATGGAAGCTCCACGCCGGTCAAAAAGATGAAGGGCCTCGATTCGGTGGCAACGCCACTGGTAGCCGAAAGTACCAGCGACCAGGATTATGACATCGTCGAGGATTCGGACGTTGACGTGAATTCACCGGCCGTCGACGGGGAAGGTTCGTTCGCGGAACTGAGCGACTCGCACGTCGAATCCCTTTGA
- a CDS encoding DUF1501 domain-containing protein — protein sequence MLSLFADQPTLARRKCLQIGGLSLLGLTAPQLQQLRAATLAQSPTTQPRAKSCVFIFLFGGPSHIDMWDMKPEAPTEVRGEFQSIATNVPDIRIGEHLPLLSQQMDKFCLLRSMTHKMSVHGPACSEIYSGRPYFGPPVTDQALPEDWPSIASMVARYGQSTTGLPASVVLPWYTQFEGQDKRIAGQTGGRMGEHWNPFLIRGDPREQDFQVEGVRFPQEVTRSRFDRRRELRQQLANLADRRTDAGELAELVDTNYAGALRLVETSQATNAFSLSEEPTAIRDLYGRTKFGQSLLLARRLVENDIPLVTVNWDDETKYDKVSPHWDTHHQNFPKLKNDLCPLFDHAFAGFLQDLDQRGLLETTMVVALGEFGRTPKIGLVTQNGMTEKTGRDHWPHAFTALVAGGGVRGGQAYGATTSNGGYVADKPVTPADLTATVFKHLGIDSSLTYYDEFQRGQQQLCVGRAVSDLG from the coding sequence ATGTTGAGCTTGTTCGCGGACCAGCCCACGTTGGCACGGCGGAAGTGTTTGCAAATCGGCGGCTTGAGCCTGCTTGGTTTGACAGCGCCACAACTGCAACAACTTCGTGCAGCGACGCTCGCGCAATCGCCGACCACACAACCGCGGGCCAAATCCTGCGTGTTCATCTTTCTATTCGGCGGCCCCAGCCACATCGATATGTGGGACATGAAGCCCGAGGCTCCGACGGAAGTGCGTGGGGAATTCCAATCGATCGCCACGAATGTGCCTGACATCCGCATTGGCGAACACCTGCCGCTATTGTCGCAACAGATGGACAAATTCTGTCTGCTCCGCTCGATGACCCACAAAATGAGCGTGCACGGCCCGGCCTGTAGCGAAATCTATTCCGGCCGTCCTTACTTCGGTCCTCCCGTCACCGATCAAGCTCTCCCGGAAGACTGGCCGTCGATTGCGTCGATGGTCGCCCGCTATGGACAGTCCACAACCGGGCTTCCCGCCTCAGTGGTTCTGCCCTGGTACACACAATTTGAGGGACAAGACAAAAGGATCGCCGGACAAACCGGAGGGCGGATGGGAGAACATTGGAACCCGTTTCTCATCCGGGGAGATCCCCGAGAACAAGATTTCCAGGTCGAGGGTGTCCGCTTTCCCCAGGAGGTCACGCGTTCGCGTTTTGATCGGCGGCGAGAACTACGGCAACAACTGGCAAACTTGGCCGACCGCCGGACCGATGCCGGGGAATTGGCCGAATTGGTCGATACGAATTACGCCGGCGCGCTGCGGCTGGTCGAAACATCCCAAGCCACAAATGCGTTTTCATTGTCCGAAGAACCGACGGCGATTCGCGACCTGTACGGCCGGACGAAATTTGGGCAAAGCCTACTGCTGGCGCGTCGACTGGTCGAAAACGATATCCCGCTGGTGACCGTCAACTGGGATGATGAGACAAAATACGACAAAGTCTCACCGCATTGGGACACACATCACCAGAATTTCCCCAAGTTGAAAAACGACCTCTGTCCATTGTTCGATCACGCCTTTGCGGGATTCCTGCAGGATCTAGATCAGCGCGGGCTTTTGGAAACCACGATGGTGGTCGCGCTGGGCGAATTCGGCCGCACGCCCAAGATCGGACTGGTCACGCAAAACGGCATGACGGAAAAAACGGGGCGCGATCATTGGCCGCACGCGTTTACCGCATTGGTCGCCGGTGGCGGAGTGCGCGGGGGACAGGCTTATGGAGCGACGACCTCCAATGGCGGCTATGTCGCCGACAAACCGGTTACCCCCGCCGACCTGACCGCCACAGTATTCAAGCATCTCGGCATCGACAGTTCGCTGACCTATTACGATGAATTCCAACGCGGGCAACAGCAGTTGTGCGTGGGTCGCGCGGTTAGCGATTTGGGCTGA
- a CDS encoding zinc-dependent alcohol dehydrogenase family protein has translation MQAVVLNQFGEPADVLRIESRDQPVPASGHVRVRMLASPINPSDLMMIRGQYGILPELPATPGFEGVGIVEASGGGLLGKFLVGKRVAVLNGTTGNWQQQTTVPAKQAVPLGKELSVEQAAMFFVNPATAYVMTRQVLKVPRGAWLLQTAAGSALGKMVIRLGRKYGFRTLNVVRRLEQVAELKSLGGDAVIATSPAELPEAVTEITGGQGVPYAIDPVGGALGSAVVQSLGKGGRMLVFGTLSGEPLSFSPRDIMTPDAKIAGFWLSNHMNSLNLIGKLKLVKMVKTLLRDGTLTADVGETFPLEKVCDAVQAAEQPGRAGKVLLSISE, from the coding sequence ATGCAAGCAGTGGTTCTCAACCAGTTCGGCGAACCGGCCGACGTCTTGCGGATCGAATCGCGCGACCAACCGGTCCCGGCTTCCGGACACGTCCGCGTGCGGATGCTGGCTAGCCCGATCAATCCGTCGGACTTGATGATGATCCGCGGCCAATACGGCATTCTGCCCGAACTCCCGGCGACTCCCGGATTCGAAGGGGTCGGCATCGTCGAAGCCAGTGGCGGCGGACTGCTGGGAAAATTCTTGGTCGGCAAACGGGTCGCCGTGCTCAACGGCACAACCGGCAATTGGCAACAGCAGACCACCGTCCCCGCCAAACAAGCGGTGCCCTTGGGTAAGGAATTGTCCGTCGAACAAGCTGCCATGTTTTTCGTCAATCCGGCAACCGCCTACGTCATGACCCGCCAAGTACTCAAAGTGCCGCGCGGAGCATGGCTGCTGCAAACCGCTGCCGGTTCGGCGCTGGGCAAGATGGTCATCCGTTTGGGACGCAAGTACGGCTTTCGTACGCTCAACGTCGTTCGTCGTCTAGAACAAGTCGCTGAGCTTAAGTCGCTCGGCGGCGATGCCGTGATTGCCACAAGTCCTGCAGAGTTACCCGAGGCTGTTACCGAAATCACGGGCGGACAGGGCGTGCCCTATGCCATCGATCCCGTAGGCGGCGCACTCGGCTCGGCTGTGGTGCAATCGTTGGGCAAAGGGGGACGCATGTTGGTCTTTGGCACGCTGTCTGGCGAACCACTCTCGTTTTCCCCCCGCGACATCATGACGCCCGATGCCAAGATCGCCGGGTTCTGGCTGTCGAATCACATGAACTCGCTGAATTTGATCGGCAAACTGAAGCTGGTCAAGATGGTGAAAACCTTGCTCCGCGACGGAACGCTCACAGCTGATGTGGGAGAAACGTTTCCATTAGAAAAAGTTTGCGACGCCGTGCAGGCCGCCGAACAACCGGGGCGCGCGGGAAAAGTGTTGTTGTCTATTAGTGAATGA
- a CDS encoding fumarylacetoacetate hydrolase family protein, whose translation MHLATLRTNAGDRAVAVIENQYVDLQAADPTLANDMVSLLSKLPQNLKKIEDAVERAAAAGEFVTGELLAPIPRPGKVICIGLNYRDHAVESNAPIPDEPICFSKFSSSVIGPEETIVLPAACKTVDYEAELVIVIGRGGRNISRADAFAHVAGYTVGNDVSARDWQIGRPGGQWLLGKTPDTFAPIGPYVVTADQVENPHELAISLRLNGETMQDSSTKELIFGVDEIIAHISQLFSLEPGDIIFTGTPPGVGMARKPPVFLKDGDVTEVEIEGLGVLKNSVKQH comes from the coding sequence ATGCATTTGGCCACTTTGCGAACAAACGCCGGCGACCGCGCTGTCGCCGTGATCGAAAACCAATACGTAGACTTGCAGGCGGCCGACCCGACACTTGCGAATGACATGGTTAGCCTGTTGTCCAAACTTCCCCAGAACCTGAAAAAAATCGAAGACGCCGTCGAGCGAGCCGCGGCGGCGGGTGAGTTTGTCACGGGAGAACTTCTGGCGCCGATCCCCCGTCCCGGCAAGGTGATTTGCATTGGACTCAATTACCGCGACCACGCCGTGGAGAGCAACGCGCCGATTCCCGATGAACCAATTTGTTTCAGCAAGTTTTCCAGTTCCGTGATCGGCCCCGAAGAAACCATTGTTCTTCCGGCGGCCTGTAAGACTGTGGATTATGAGGCGGAACTGGTCATTGTCATCGGCCGCGGGGGACGGAACATTTCCCGTGCAGACGCCTTCGCTCACGTTGCCGGATACACGGTTGGCAACGACGTTTCGGCCCGCGACTGGCAAATCGGACGCCCCGGCGGCCAATGGCTGTTGGGAAAAACTCCCGACACCTTTGCCCCAATTGGACCGTACGTCGTGACGGCCGATCAGGTCGAGAACCCGCACGAACTGGCGATTTCGCTACGGCTCAACGGCGAGACGATGCAAGACTCCTCGACCAAGGAACTGATCTTCGGCGTCGACGAAATCATTGCTCATATTTCGCAACTGTTCAGTTTGGAACCGGGCGACATCATCTTCACCGGCACTCCCCCAGGAGTCGGCATGGCCCGCAAACCGCCCGTGTTTCTCAAAGATGGCGATGTCACCGAAGTCGAAATCGAAGGCCTCGGCGTCCTCAAAAACTCAGTCAAGCAACATTAA